In the Astatotilapia calliptera chromosome 5, fAstCal1.2, whole genome shotgun sequence genome, one interval contains:
- the kif17 gene encoding kinesin-like protein KIF17 isoform X5 produces MGSESVKVVVRCRPLNDREKALSCKMVLTMDLQRCQCFIEKPGAVDEPPKQFTFDGTYYIDQTTEQMYNEIAYPLVEGVTEGYNGTIFAYGQTGSGKSFTMQGVSEPATQKGVIPRAFEHIFESIQCAENTKFLVRASYLEIYNEEIRDLLGSDAKQRLELKEHPERGVYVRDLSMHTVHSVGECERIIEKGWRNRAVGYTLMNKDSSRSHSIFTIHLEICSTDSSDQDHLRAGKLNLVDLAGSERQSKTGATGERLREATKINLSLSALGNVISALVDGRSRYIPYRDSKLTRLLQDSLGGNTRTLMIACLSPADNNYEESLSTLRYANRAKSIQNRPRINEDPKDALLREYQEEIKKLRALLTGQLSTADLSTLLAGQFSESSPAVPSRPQSTPTEERKEKIKEEYEERLAKLQAEYNAEQESKAKLQEDIAALRSSYESKLSSLEKAQVSRGSSVPKNVGASCTSQVALEELCMSTDPMCHSTVEETSQTKASKLSEKDPDRAGLLESSDATAPGPLDQKHVLERLQQLEQEVVGGEQARNKELQQRQRQRKKLADQRKAQLVHALSENSEESENVLLNVYNSIQEEVHAKNQMLVKVQGKLKAAKLEIRDLQAEFEVERNDYLATIRRLEKEGQLLHSLLERMVPLVRRDCNYSNLDRLKKDAVWDEDSATWRLPDVMVQKTTLPSGGV; encoded by the exons ATGGGGTCAGAGTCGGTGAAGGTGGTGGTCAGGTGCAGGCCCCTGAATGACAGGGAGAAGGCGCTCAGCTGTAAGATGGTGCTGACCATGGACCTGCAGCGCTGCCAGTGCTTCATAGAAAAGCCAGGTGCAGTGGATGAGCCACCTAAACAGTTCACCTTTGATGGGACCTACTATATTGATCAAACAACTGAGCAGATGTACAACGAGATTGCTTATCCTTTGGTTGAG GGTGTGACTGAGGGATACAATGGGACAATTTTTGCTTATGGACAAACTGGAAGTGGAAAGTCTTTCACCATGCAAGGGGTGTCTGAACCTGCAACCCAGAAGGGTGTCATCCCGCGGGCCTTTGAACACATCTTTgagagcattcag TGTGCAGAAAATACGAAATTCCTGGTGAGGGCCTCCTACTTGGAGATTTACAATGAAGAAATCCGAGATCTTTTGGGAAGCGATGCCAAGCAGAGATTGGAG CTGAAAGAGCACCCAGAGCGTGGGGTATATGTACGGGACCTTTCCATGCACACTGTGCACAGTGTGGGAGAGTGTGAAAGAATCATAGAGAAAGGCTGGAGGAACCGCGCAGTGGGCTACACGCTGATGAACAAAGACTCCTCACGCTCCCACTCAATCTTCACCATCCACCTGGAGATCTGCAGCACTG ATTCATCTGACCAGGACCATCTACGGGCAGGAAAACTCAACCTTGTGGACCTGGCAGGAAGTGAGCGTCAGTCTAAAACTGGTGCTACCGGCGAGCGACTCCGCGAAGCCACAAAGATCAATCTTTCCCTCTCGGCCCTGGGAAACGTCATCTCCGCCCTGGTAGATGGACGCTCCAGATACATCCCCTACAGAGACTCCAAGCTGACCAGGCTGCTGCAGGACTCTTTGGGAGGAAACACCCGCACCCTGATGATCGCCTGTCTTTCGCCCGCAGACAACAATTATGAGGAAAGCCTAAGTACGCTGCGATATGCAAACCGGGCCAAGAGCATCCAGAACAGGCCTCGCATCAACGAGGACCCCAAGGATGCTCTGCTCCGAGAGTATCAGGAGGAAATCAAGAAGCTGCGGGCGCTCCTCACAGGCCAGCTGAGCACTGCTGACCTTTCAA ctctgcTGGCTGGTCAGTTTTCTGAGTCATCCCCTGCTGTGCCCTCAAGGCCACAGTCCACCCCCACtgaagaaaggaaggaaaagatTAAAGAG GAGTATGAGGAGAGGCTGGCCAAGTTGCAGGCTGAATACAATGCAGAGCAGGAATCCAAGGCGAAGCTGCAGGAGGACATTGCTGCTTTGCGTTCCTCCTATGAATCAAAACTGTCCAGTCTGGAGAAGGCCCAAGTCAGCAGGGGGAGCTCTGTCCCCAAGAATG TGGGCGCCAGCTGTACATCCCAGGTTGCTTTGGAAGAACTCTGCATGAGCACTGATCCCATGTGCCACAGTACAGTTGAGGAAACCTCCCAGACTAAG GCGAGCAAGCTTTCCGAAAAAGATCCAGATAGAGCTGGACTCTTGGAGTCTTCTGATGCAACTGCACCAGGGCCTCTAGACCAGAAACACGTCCTGGAAAG ACTGCAGCAGCTGGAACAGGAGGTGGTAGGAGGGGAGCAGGCCAGGAACAAAGAGCTGCAACAAAGACAGCGGCAGAGAAAAAAACTTGCTGACCAGAGAAAAGCTCAGCTTGTCCATGCTCTGTCAGAGAACAGCGAGGAGAGCGAAAATGTGCTGCTGAATGTCTACAACTCTATCCAGGAAGAAGTCCATGCCAAAAACCAAATGCTAGTCAAAGTTCAGGGCAAG CTGAAAGCAGCCAAACTGGAGATCCGTGACCTGCAGGCAGAGTTTGAGGTGGAGAGGAATGACTACCTGGCGACTATACGCAGGCTGGAGAAGGAAGGGCAGCTCCTGCACAGCCTGCTGGAGCGTATGGTGCCTCTGGTGCGCCGTGACTGCAACTACAGCAACCTGGACCGCTTGAAGAAGGATGCTGTCTGGGACGAGGACAGCGCCACCTGGAGACTGCCAGATGTGATGGTGCAGAAAACAACACTGCCTTCAGGTGGGGTATAA
- the sh2d5 gene encoding LOW QUALITY PROTEIN: SH2 domain-containing protein 5 (The sequence of the model RefSeq protein was modified relative to this genomic sequence to represent the inferred CDS: deleted 1 base in 1 codon) → MGEAPVREDSTVTRSAEYVGSFPVDDNCLDDQIKQLHTQLKSLKACKTRRPVSLKFSIKGVKMYNEDETILLMAHALRRISLSTARPVDSQFAFVAHNPGCPDTQLYCHVFKARHARAAQFLNLLLCRCFQLSYLEKHPEEAQIDSAGSLPHRKPSLLNHGFPLSVSALVSFRRAPFGGLLPGTKKTPKSSDDQQSSQDEVFPISSPSLMRKKVIRTKVLRSGAYRSFTFTPRKQRTIQDQLSVTQEKDLDKLPARRSRAPSLSETEEALAQAVWCWAGIATESSYSLLADDVLGSYLLCQHPKNPKCGSLIIRFSSGPITHLIENTRKGKFVLEKCKTEFNSMAELIEHYTETEDELPCLLSYARVNHCYEWEENVSKQQPVKLQPNEAEIKSTHRNE, encoded by the exons ATGGGTGAGGCACCGGTCAGAGAAGATAGTACAGTGACACGATCAGCAGAG TATGTAGGCTCATTTCCTGTGGATGATAACTGTTTGGATGACCAGATTAAGCAGCTGCACACACAGTTGAAGTCCCTTAAA GCATGCAAGACAAGACGGCCAGTGTCCCTAAAGTTTTCCATTAAAGGTGTGAAAATGTATAATGAGGATGAAACG ATCCTCCTGATGGCCCACGCTCTGCGGAGAATCTCTCTTTCCACGGCCCGACCCGTCGATTCACAGTTTGCCTTTGTCGCGCATAACCCAGGCTGCCCAGACACCCAGCTCTACTGCCATGTCTTTAAAGCAAGGCACGCCAGAGCA GCCCAGTTCCTGAACCTGCTGCTGTGCCGCTGCTTCCAGCTGTCGTACTTGGAGAAGCATCCAGAAGAGGCCCAGATAGACTCTGCTGGCTCACTGCCTCATCGCAAGCCTTCACTGCTCAATCACGGCTTTCCTCTTAGTGTCAGCGCCCTGGTTTCATTCAGAAGAGCTCCTTTTGGTGGATTATTACCTGGCACTAAG AAAACTCCAAAGTCTTCAGATGACCAACAAAGCAGCCAAGATGAGGTCTTTCCcatctcctctccctccctgaTGCGCAAGAAAGTCATACGCACCAAAGTGCTGCGCTCTGGTGCTTACCGCTCCTTCACTTTCACGCCACGCAAACAGCGCACCATTCAGGATCAACTGAGTGTAACTCAAG AAAAGGATCTAGACAAGTTGCCAGCGAGGCGATCCCGGGCTCCAAGCTTGTCTGAAACAGAAGAGGCACTAGCTCAGGCAGTGTGGTGTTGGGCTGGTATCGCAAC TGAGAGCAGCTATTCACTGCTTGCAGATGATGTTCTGGGATCCTACCTTTTGTGCCAACATCCAAAAAACCCTAAATGTGGCTCTCTAATCATTCGCTTCTCCTCTGGCCCGATCACCCACCTTATTGAAAACACCCGTAAAGGGAAATTCGTGCTGGAG AAATGCAAGACTGAATTCAATTCCATGGCTGAGCTGATTGAGCACTACACAGAGACTGAGGACGAGCTGCCATGTCTGCTGAGCTATGCTCGGGTGAACCACTGCTATGAGTGGGAGGAAAACGTCAGCAAACAGCAGCCTGTAAAGCTTCAGCCC AACGAAGCCGAAATTAAAAGTACCCACAGAAACGAATGA